Genomic window (Candidatus Gastranaerophilales bacterium):
TGTCTACCTCGGAGGCGGATTGTTTAAACCTAAAAGAATAAAAATAGACACAAAAAAATTGGACATCAAAATAACCCACGCAACTGAAATAATTGAAATGGGTGAAGCTCCCGGTCAAGCTATCCGTAAGAAAAAGAAATCTTCAATTGTATTGGCAGTAAAATCTGTCGCAGATGGCGAGGCCGATGCAGTAGTTGCAGCAGGTTCTACAGGTGCAGCGATGGCAGCAAGTTTATTCGGACTTGGCAGATTACCGGGTATTGAACGTCCTGCTATTGCAACAACTCTCCCAACAATGAAAAGACCTGTCGTCTTGATTGACTCAGGTGCAAATACAAACAGTACTCCCGAAATGTTATACCAATTTGGAATGATGGGTGCTACTTTTTCTAAAAGCGTAATAGGAATTGAAAACCCTAGAATAGGCGTCTTAAATATCGGTGAAGAACCAGGAAAAGGTAACGACTTAGCAAAAGGTGCTTATAAATTATTTGAAGAAAATCAAGATAAATTGAACTTCATAGGAAACATTGAAGGTAAAGAGGTTTTCCTTGGAAATTGCGATGTAATTGTCTGCGACGGTTTCGTCGGAAATGTTGCATTAAAAACAATTGAAGGTGCTTCTTCAATGCTATTCCACATGATTAAAAAAGAATTTTGCGATGATATTTTATCTGTAATAATAGGTATATTAGCAAAACCTTTTATGAAAAGAATTTATACAAAAATCAATTATGAAGAATTCGGAGGAGCTCTACTTTTAGGAGTTAAAGGTATTACTGTAATTTCACATGGCCGTTCAAGAGCTTATGCGATTAAAAACGCAGTTAGAGTAGCTAAAGAAGCTGTTGAATCCGGTGTAAACGAAAAAATCAAAGAATTTTATGAAGGATAATATAAATATGACTATACCTGTAATGATTGCCGGTGTTGGCTATGCAGTCCCAGACACCGTAGTTACTAATGAAGATTTAACAAAGATTTTAGAAACAAGCGATGAATGGATTTCGACAAGAACAGGCATCAAAGAAAGAAGAATTTGTAACGGCAATGAAGATGCTACAGATTTAGGTATTACGGCGGCTAAAAAAGCTCTTGAAAAAGCAAAAATGAACGGTTCTGAAATAGAATTAGTTATAGCAGCTGCTTCAGTGCCAACTATGGCCTACCCATCAACAGCATGCCAAGTTCAGCTTGCCATCGGAGCAAAGAACGCTGCTGGTTTTGACGTCACAGCCGCTTGTTCAGGACTTTTGTACGCTATGAACATAGCTAAAGCATTTATAAAAGCAGGTACTTACAAAAAGATTTTAGTTGTAGCAACAGATGCCAACTCAAAGTTTGTTGATTGGACAGACCGTTCAACTTGTGTCTTATTTGGCGACGGTGCAGGTGCTATGGTTTTAAAAGAATCAGAAGACGGCGTTGATGATATTATTCAACTTGATATGTTTTCAGAACCTGAATGTGGCAAATTTATAAAAATGCCGATTACAGGACATAATTGTCCACTTGTTGAACCAAATGAAACCCGACCTCAACATATCGAAATGAACGGCAAGGAAGTTTATAAATTTGTTGTGACAAAAATGCCTAACTACATTGTCGATTGTGTTGAAAAATCAGGCTTAAAACCTGAAGATATCGACTATTTAATTCCACACCAAGCAAACGTTAGAATTATTGACGCAATGGCAGACAGGCTTGGCTACGACAACAACAAAGTAATTGTAAATATTGAAAAATACGGCAACACATCTGCTGCCTCTATTCCTATAGCATTGGTTGAAGGTGTCAGTGAAGGAAAAATTAAATTACCTTGCAAAGCAATTTTAACAGGGTTCGGTGCAGGCATGACATGTGCAACATCGGTCGTTAGACTAAGAGAAGGAGTTGCTTAATGAAAAAATTGGCAGTTATTTTTCCGGGACAAGGTGCCCAAGCTATCGGCATGGGATTAGATATATTTAATAATTCACCTGCTGCAAAAAATGTTTTCAAAACAGCAAACAAAGTTTTAGGTAGAAATATTTCAGATATTTGTTTTGAAGGACCAGAAGACGCTTTAAAGCAAACTTTCAACACGCAACCGGCTATATTAGCTGTTGAAATCGCTGCACTAGAAGCTTTAAAAGAAAAAACATCATTAAATATAGAATATACAGCAGGCCACAGTTTGGGTGAATACGCTGCAATATATGCTTCAGGTTCTATTGACTTAGAAAATGCTTTTAAATTAATACAAAAAAGAGCTGAACTAATGGACAAAGCGGCGACTTCCACAAAAGGTACAATGACTGCAGTATTAGGATTAAACAAAGAGAAAGTCGAACCAGTTTTAAACGAATTAAACACGTCAGGAGTTGTGTCTGTAGCGAATTTCAATTCTCCTGAACAAATAGTAATCACAGGTGAAATAGATGCTGTAAACGAAGCTTCAACAGCTTTAAAAGAAGCAGGTGCCAGAAGAGTTATACCTTTAGCTGTTTCTGGAGCATTCCACTCTCCATTGATGAAAGATGCAGCAATGGAATTTGCGACATTTGTTAAGTCATGTGAAATAAATAATTCAAACTTCCCTGTATTAACGAATGTTGATGCAAAGGAAACAACAAATAAAAATGATTTTCTTGAAAAAATGCCCAAACAGATTTATTCATCTGTATATTGGACTCAAACAATTCAAGAAATGGTTAAAAACGGAGTGGATACAATCATTGAAGTAGGTCCAGGTAAAGTTTTAGCTGGATTAAACAAAAAAATTGATTCATCAATTACAACATATAACATTTACGACATGCCATCATTAGAAGCTACAATTGAAGCTTTGAATATGGCAGCTGTATAAGGAGTCAGAAGAAATGACAGATACAAAAGTTGCATTAGTAACGGGAGCATCTCGAGGCATTGGCAGAGCATGTGCTCTAGAACTTGCAAAAGCAGGATACACAATAATTGTAAACTATGCAGGTAACGAAGAAGCTGCAAATAAAACAGTCAATGACATCAAAACTCTCGGAGTAGAAGCAATTGCGATGAAATTTGACGTGTCAAACCAAGAAGCTGTTGTTGAAGCAATAGCAAATATAATGGAACAATTCGGTAGAATTGACGTATTAGTCAATAACGCAGGAATTACTCGAGATAATCTTTTAATCAGGTTAAAATCTGAAGATTGGAACGCAGTAATTAACACAAATTTAAACAGTGCATTTTATGTAACACAACCTGTTTCAAAGATAATGATGAAACAAAGAGCAGGTGCAATAGTAAACATGGCAAGTATTGTCGGAATCTATGGTAATGCAGGTCAAGCCAATTATGCAGCAGCAAAAGCAGGTATAATCGGTTTTACCAAAGCAACAGCCAAAGAACTAGCATCAAGAGGAATCAGGGTTAACGCAGTAGCTCCAGGATTTATTCAAACCGACATGACCAAAGACTTAAAGAACATGGACAAACTTGCAGACGCCATTCCAATGAAAAGACTCGGCAATGTCGAAGATATTGCTAAAACTGTAAAATTCTTAGCGGTCGATGCTGATTATATTACAGGGCAAGTCTTAGCCGTTGATGGCGGATTAGTTATCTAATTGTAAAATCTTTGCAAATTTTTTTTGAAATAGTATAATATGAAATGTATATTCGGTAATAATTAAAATGAGGTAAAAAAACATGAGTACAGTTTTTGAGAGAGTAAAAAAAGTTGTTGTAGAACAATTAAGTGTTGAAGAAGGATTAGTAACTCCTGAAGCTAGCTTTACAGCTGATTTAGGTGCGGATTCTTTGGATACAGTTGAATTAGTAATGGCTTTTGAAGAAGAATTCGGTTGCGAAATTCCTGATGAAGAAGCTGAAAAAATAGCAACAGTCCAAGACGCTGTTAACTACATTGAAGCTAATTCATAATTGTTTCAACGCTAGATAATTAATCTGCGAGGAGTTGCTATATTTCGAGTGCTCCTCGTATTTTATGAGTAGATATAAAGGTAACAATATGAGTAAAAGAAGAGTAGTAGTGACCGGAATTGGAGCGGTATCTCCTTTCGGCGTTGGTGTTGATACACTATGGAATAATGTAAAAGCTGGTAACAGCGGTATATCAACTATTGAAAACATGGATTTAGAAGGTCACACAGTTCATATAGCAGGTGAAGTTAAAAATTTCGATCCGACAGAGCATGGCATAGACCCTAAAGATGCTAAAAAAATGGATAGATTTATTCACTTTGCAATGGTTGCAGCGACAGAAGCGGTCGAAGATTCAGGTGTATCGACAGACAATGTTGACCCTTATAGATTCGGTGTAATCGTTGGATCTGCAGCAGGCGGTTTTAGAACAATTGAAAAAAATCATAAAGCAATGATTGATAGAGGTCCTACAAAATGTTCGCCTTTCACAATTCCAATGCTAATTTGTGATATGGGTGCAGGTAGAATTTCTATAAAATACGGTGCTAAAGGAATTAATAAAGCAATAGTAACAGCATGTGCCACTTCTGCACACTCAGTTGGTGATGCATTCCGCTCAATCCAATGGGGTGAAGCAGATGTAATCATTGCCGGCGGTGCTGAAGCAACTATATGCAATATCGGAGTCGGTGCTTTTACAAGTGCAAGAACCCTATCTAAAAGAAATGATGAACCTCAAAAAGCATCAAGACCTTATGACCAAGACCGTGATGGTTTTGTCATGGCTGAAGGTGCTGGCATATTAGTTCTTGAAGAACTTGAACATGCTAAAGCAAGAGGGGCAAAAATATACGCTGAGGTTATCGGCTATGGGCAAACAGCAGATGCTTATGACATTGTAGCCCCGGCACCGGATGGAGCGGGAGCTACAAAAGCAATGGAAAATGCTGTTAAAGATGCAAAAATAGACCCTGCTGAAGTTAAATATGTAAATGCCCACGGGACAAGTACCGGATTAGGCGACATCGCTGAATCTCAAGCGATAGCTAATGTTTTTGGTGATTTAGATAAAAATCCGGAATTAAAAGTAAGTTCGACAAAATCAATGACTGGGCATATGCTTGGAGCATCAGGAGCTATTGAATCCATTATATGTATTGAAACAATTAATAATGGAGTTGTTCCTCCAACTATCAATCTTGACAAGCAAGATGAAAGAGTAGCGAACTTAAACTACGTAGCAAACAAAGCTCAAGAAGCAAAAGTTGACGTAGCTCTTTCGAATTCTTTCGGGTTTGGTGGACATAATGCTTCACTTGTTTTTAAAAAATTTAAAAATTAGTGCACAATCAAATACAAACAAACTAAAAGACCTTGTATTAAACAAGGTCTTTTTAATAGTTAAAACAAATTACGCTTAAAATCTAAGCATTTTTATTTATACCATCAGCTTTGTGTTTAGCAAGTACACCCGCCAAAACAGTAATTCCGGCACCTACAGCAGCACCTATTGCAGTAAATTTAGGAATAGTTGTTGATGTTAAGAATTTCAATTTACTCGGAAATTCTGCAATAACTTCTTTTAGTGGCATTTTTGTTTTTTGGATTGTTCTAGCTAAACCGGCAGTGCTGACGCCTGCTCCAATTAGAGCACCGGCTGCGGCATTTTTAACAGTCTTTTTTTTCACATCAGCTGTATAAGCTACTGAGTTGATAGATACAGGGTTAATCATTTTTTCCTTCTCCAATTATTAATGGGCAATTATATTATAACATTTTTTCCGATAAAAATTAAAAGTATATAAAAAATAAGCAAAAAAAAAGCTCCGATTGGAGCTAAACTTTTAATAGGAAGGGAAGGTTAGGGGGAAGGTAAGTTAATGTGAAAGTTTATGTTTATTTGTGTTTGCTAACTTTTTAATGTTTGTCTTGCGACTTACATATATATAAAGTATATACTTAATATAGAATTTCACGTTTGTTTAAATTCGTTACATTTGTTTACAATCGAAATTTTAGTATATATTATTTGAAATAATAATTCATAAAAGACTCCTCTCTTAGATATACAAACATTGAGTTTTAGAGTATAATTTTTTTGGAGATACTAATGCTAAACGTCGAAAATATAGTAGATAGAATAAAAGAAAAAATTGAGGATGAAAATTTTTCTCAACTTAAAGGTACACTTGATAGCTATCATAGTGCTGATTTGGCTGAAATTTTAAAAGAATTAAAGCCTGAAGAAAGACTCATTGCATTTAAAAATATCGTCGAAGAAGATAAAGCAGCAGAAATTATTGAGTATTTGCCTCCACAATATCAAGTCGAACTATTGTCTGATCTTGGTGAAGAATATGCTTCTAAATTAATAATGAAGATGCACCACGACGAAATTGCAGACGTTTTGGCAGACATGGAAGATAGCGACTCTGAAACATACTTAAACAAATTGCCGGCTAAATTTTCTAATGAAGTAAGAGAATTGCTTGCTTATAAAGAAGACACGGCAGGCGGAATAATGACGCCAAACACCATAACTGTGAACAAAGATATGCGAGTTGAAGATGTGCTTTCTTTTATCAGAATCAGAGCTGAAAAAGATGATGTTGAGCTATATTATTTGTATGTAATTGATAACCAAAAGCATTTGCTCGGCGTTGTAAGTTTAAGAGCATTACTTACTAAGCCTTACAAAACAAAAGTCGAAGATATAATGACTAAAGATATCGTCAAATTGCATATTGATGACCCGCAAGATGCGGTAGCTGATATTTTCATGAAATACCAATACAGTGCATTACCTGTCGTGGATTTATATAATCGTCTAAAAGGTATGATTACGTGGGATGACGCACAAGACATTATTGAAGAAGAAACGACTGATGAAATTTATACATCATCAGGTATCAACACTGACTTGGTCGATGAAGATGAAATCTTGAGCGGAAGCACAATCAACGCAATCAGGGCTCGCATACCTTGGCTTTTGATAACTCTTGTAGGCGAATTTATAGCGGTAAGAGTTGCCGACCATTTTGAAGCAACCTTGCATGCAATTCCTATTATCGCTATTTTTATGCCACTATTAGCTGGGCTCGGAGGCAACATCGGAACGCAAAGCATAACACTTATGGTTCGTGGTCTTTCAACAGGGCAAGTTTCATTGAGCGGGGCTTTTTATCATATATTTAGAGAAATGAAAGTCGGGCTTACTATCGGGATTATTTTCGGTGCACTTGTTTCTGCCGTAACTTTCGGCTGGCGACATAATGTAGAACTTGGTCTTGTTGTAGGAGCTGCAATGGTTATAAATATGACTTTGGCAACATTCCTCGGCACAATTACTCCATTTGCCCTAAAGAAAATAAACGTTGACCCTGCTATCGCATCAGGGCCAGTAATTGCAACCACTATAGATGTTTTGGGGCTTGCTACATATTTTACATTGGTGACAATTTTCTTGGTAAAAATCATTTAAGGGCATTTTATGAACAATAATTTAATTGTAATTTCAGATTCTAAAAAAATCGCCGATGATTTTATAAACAAAATTGTGCTTTTAAGAAAAACCGATAAAATTTTACACATTGATTTTAATACAGCAATAAATGAACCTGAAAAAATCAATGGCGAATTATTGTTTACCTTTTTAGAAGACAAAGAAAACCTAATAGAACTTCAAACCTTGTTGTTTAATGAAAGAATAAAACAATGTTCTGTTGTAGCTCTTACAAATTCTTATGACGAAGATATATTGCTTGACGCTTTTGAAATGGGAGTTGATGATTTTATCACATTAAACAGTCAACAAAGTGAAATCTTAATAAGAGTGATGCAAAATATAAAAAAAGCAAAACTAAAAAACAGACTTGAAAGAAAAAATGAGATTTTATTCGAAGAAAACGTGCTTGATAAAGACACAAATTTCTTTTCCATTGAACATACACCTAAAATTTTTTCAAGGCTGTTTAAAAAATATGCACAAGAAAATATAAAAGCAGACTTTATGATTTTATCAGCTGATATCAAACATAAAAACGCTCTGCCTGTTTCATTATTGGCTTCCGCAATAAAAAAATCCATAAGAGAAGATGATATTGTAGGTTTAGGTGAAAACGGAAAGTTTAAACTTATTTTAGAGAACACAACCACAACAGGTGCTCAAAGCGTTTTTAACAAAATCAAAGAAAACATAAGCTCTTTTTACACAATCTCTGCTGTAGCAACAAATATCACAGATAATGACTATATTGCTGCAGAAAATTATTTATCAAAAGCTTTGCTAACTGCACTTTCAAAGGAGGATTCGTATTTGTATTTTGACAGAGAAAAAACTCGCAAAATTGCAGGTATGATAGACAAAACGGATTTAAAAGAAACCAATTACAAAGTGTTGAAAAATATATTTTTAAAGAAATACAATGCAATAGTTACGCCGGTATTTTTCCAAGCACAAGCAACGCTACAAGATAAACTTTTCGAGGCAAATATTGAGCAAGCTGTTTCTGAGACAGAGAGCTATTTTATAATCAAAGGAAAAGACGTAATCAGCAAGTTGACACTAAAGCATCCGGGATTTGCAAAAATTAACGCCGACATAACGCACAAAACGCCTTTCAAAGAAACAAAAACAAGAATTACAATAGACCTCAATGAACTTTCGAATGAAAAAATAGAAGGCATTATCGAAAAAATGCTAAACGATTTCCAATCCTTTAACGCCTAATTTGTATATAAGACTTTTTGGGCTAAAATGTTATTAGAAGAAGGAGTTGAGAATGAATATTTCACTTTCATCAACTATAACAAAAAATATCAAAGAGTCTGCAAATTTAGCAATGGAGCTCAATTTAGGAATGGAGATAAGCAGAATTCCTAACTACCAAAATATTGATACGGAGATGAATTCGATTATCAAAAAGCTTCAAAATGACCTTGATGGCTTCAAGAATTTTTTGACTTTACACGGAATGTTTTTCGACTTAAATATTGCCTCAAAAGACACTGCAATCAGAGAAATTTCACGCAAAAGATTCTATCAATCTCTTGAGGTTGCAAAATCAATAAATGCAAAAGAAATAGTTTTTCACTCTGGCAATAAATGTATGAAGCATTACGTTTCGCAAGAAAAATTTATAAACGGCTCAATTGAATTTTGGCAAGAGGCAATCAATGATTTTGAAAAAGCAGGGATTACAGCTGTTATTGAAAATGTCCATGAAAGAGAACCTGAACCCATTTTGCAAACGGTTGTAGGGGTTAACTCTCCTTATTTAAAATGCACATTGGACACAGGGCACGCCAATTTGTTCTCGAAGGTACCTATAAACGTTTGGATTGAAACATATGGAAAAGAACTTATCCATATGCACATTCATAATAATTTCAACAAAAACGATGACCACAATAGTATAAACAACGGCACAATTGACTTTTCAACAGTATTTGCCAGTATAAAAAAAGCGAATATAAACCCGACAATCATTTTTGAAACATTTAAAAAAGAAAATCTAATAGAAGATATAAATTATTTAAAAGAAATTTATGGAGAAAATATATGTCTCAAAAATTAAATACAGAAAAATCAGAGTTGTTAATAATTGATGTGCAAGAAAAATTAGTTGCGATGCTGAATAAAAAAGTTGTAGATTCAAAAACCGCAATATTGGCAGCAACAGCTAATACACTGGAGATACCTACAATCATTACCGAGCAATACCCTCAAGGGCTTGGAGGAACCGTCGATATTGTAAAAACGAAATTACCTCCTAACTCTACAATATTAGAAAAGACCACCTTTAGTGCTTGCGAAACTGCTCCCGTGATGAAGACCATTGAAGCAACGAATAAAAGCCAAATTATTATTTGCGGGATTGAAGCTCATATTTGCGTGCTTCAAACTGCTTTAGACTTAATAAATAAAGGCTACGAGGTTTTTGTTGTAAAAGACGCCTGTGCCTCTCGAAATAAAGAAGAATTTAAACTTGCAATAAAAAGACTGGAACAAGCAGGTGCAATAATTACTTGTGTCGAAATGGTTCTTTTTGAACTATTAGGGAGTGCCAAACACCCTAAGTTTAAAGAATTACAAGCACTTATCAAATAGCAACTAATCTCTGCCAACAGCTTTTAGACAATAACCACCATTTGCAATGGTGAAATCTGTAGCATGCAAAGACATTAATTGAGAGCGTTCACCTCGCCAATCGATACTCCACGTACCTAGGAATTTCGGTTCACTTGTTGTGTATGCATAGGCATAAACAACTATGCGTTCAGGATTATTTGCATCCCACCCGATAGGATAGATATCCCACATGAAATCAACCAAATCAAGATTTTCATTGGTTTTCCACCAGTATTTAATAGCTTCTCTTACGGCATTCAACTTTTTTGCCTGACCTGCTTCAAAATCATAAACCCATAGGTTTGTCTGCCATATCCCCTCAGCAGTAGAACCTATTTTTTCTTTAACAGCAATTCTTTTTGAATCAGGAGCCCAATCAATTAACGTCAAAGTTTTTGAAGAAATATACTCTAACTCATCGAGCCCGCTTGCAATTAGAATACGTTTGCCCCTATAAATCTCACTGGCGTATAACATTTTGTCCACCATTGACCTGTCAGGGTCTGCAATAAGCATATATAACTCAGATGTAATCTGTGCGTTTGAAGGATAAAAATAAGCCGATGAATACACAAGCTTGGTTTCGTCTGGGGATAAAACAGCAATTGTTGAAGCTTTTCTGTTTTTAATCACTTCATTTATATTAATTTCCTTTGCCCCTGCAGGCTTGTTATACCTAACAATTCTTAGCCTTGGGTCTTGTATTTGAATGAGCTTATCATCTTTTTCAAATTTAGGTTGAGGAATTTTAATGTCAGCTCTTTTTATATCCTTAGCCAACACCTCATACTGCTCTTTTGTAAGAGGAGCTTTATTTTGAATATTTTCAAAAGTCCCTTTTTTGTTATAAAGTTTTATTTTTTTTAACTTCTTCTTGGCAGATTTTGCAGACTTTTTTAGATTTTTTTTTACATCATTTTGAGGAACAGGATTATCATAATAATATGCATTAGGCTGTGATTTTTTAAAAAATATATACGAAAAAGCAGGCAAATGAATAGAAAATAAAAAGAGCAGAAGTAAAGATAGCCCTAAGCTGAACCTAAATCGCATAATTTATACTAAACCCTCTTTCATCGCATAAACAGCAGCTTGAGTCCTATCTGCAACATATAATTTTTGCAAAATACTGTGAACATGAGCCTTTGCTGTCGCCCTTGTGATTACTAATCTGTCAGCAATTTGCGGGTTTGAGAGCCCTTCAACAATTAAAGCCAAAACCTCTAACTCCCTATCAGTAAGCCCAAATGTATTTTTAGGATTTTTTGAATTAATAGGCAAATCTTGAACCACCTTAGATACAGGTTTTTCCTCTACATTTTGCCTTTGAACATTTGACAAAACTAAACGAGCAATCGCAGGGTCAAGCCACGCAGTTCCCTCGTTTACTGCAGTAATTGCAGAAATCATTTGAGTTTCAGATGCACCTTTCATTATGTATCCATCAGCCCCAGCTTTTAAAGCAGAAAAAACATCTTCTTCTGAATCTCTCGAGGTAAAAATTAATATTTTAGACCCCAAGTTATCTTTTTTAATCAATCCGGTTGCTTCAATGCCATCAATATAGGGTAAACCTATATCCATTAA
Coding sequences:
- the plsX gene encoding phosphate acyltransferase PlsX; this translates as MTRIAIDAMGGDYAPKEIVEGAVWGAWAYDVPIELVGKQDKIERELDRIDQEGIVYLGGGLFKPKRIKIDTKKLDIKITHATEIIEMGEAPGQAIRKKKKSSIVLAVKSVADGEADAVVAAGSTGAAMAASLFGLGRLPGIERPAIATTLPTMKRPVVLIDSGANTNSTPEMLYQFGMMGATFSKSVIGIENPRIGVLNIGEEPGKGNDLAKGAYKLFEENQDKLNFIGNIEGKEVFLGNCDVIVCDGFVGNVALKTIEGASSMLFHMIKKEFCDDILSVIIGILAKPFMKRIYTKINYEEFGGALLLGVKGITVISHGRSRAYAIKNAVRVAKEAVESGVNEKIKEFYEG
- a CDS encoding ketoacyl-ACP synthase III encodes the protein MTIPVMIAGVGYAVPDTVVTNEDLTKILETSDEWISTRTGIKERRICNGNEDATDLGITAAKKALEKAKMNGSEIELVIAAASVPTMAYPSTACQVQLAIGAKNAAGFDVTAACSGLLYAMNIAKAFIKAGTYKKILVVATDANSKFVDWTDRSTCVLFGDGAGAMVLKESEDGVDDIIQLDMFSEPECGKFIKMPITGHNCPLVEPNETRPQHIEMNGKEVYKFVVTKMPNYIVDCVEKSGLKPEDIDYLIPHQANVRIIDAMADRLGYDNNKVIVNIEKYGNTSAASIPIALVEGVSEGKIKLPCKAILTGFGAGMTCATSVVRLREGVA
- the fabD gene encoding ACP S-malonyltransferase; the protein is MKKLAVIFPGQGAQAIGMGLDIFNNSPAAKNVFKTANKVLGRNISDICFEGPEDALKQTFNTQPAILAVEIAALEALKEKTSLNIEYTAGHSLGEYAAIYASGSIDLENAFKLIQKRAELMDKAATSTKGTMTAVLGLNKEKVEPVLNELNTSGVVSVANFNSPEQIVITGEIDAVNEASTALKEAGARRVIPLAVSGAFHSPLMKDAAMEFATFVKSCEINNSNFPVLTNVDAKETTNKNDFLEKMPKQIYSSVYWTQTIQEMVKNGVDTIIEVGPGKVLAGLNKKIDSSITTYNIYDMPSLEATIEALNMAAV
- the fabG gene encoding 3-oxoacyl-[acyl-carrier-protein] reductase is translated as MTDTKVALVTGASRGIGRACALELAKAGYTIIVNYAGNEEAANKTVNDIKTLGVEAIAMKFDVSNQEAVVEAIANIMEQFGRIDVLVNNAGITRDNLLIRLKSEDWNAVINTNLNSAFYVTQPVSKIMMKQRAGAIVNMASIVGIYGNAGQANYAAAKAGIIGFTKATAKELASRGIRVNAVAPGFIQTDMTKDLKNMDKLADAIPMKRLGNVEDIAKTVKFLAVDADYITGQVLAVDGGLVI
- a CDS encoding acyl carrier protein, coding for MSTVFERVKKVVVEQLSVEEGLVTPEASFTADLGADSLDTVELVMAFEEEFGCEIPDEEAEKIATVQDAVNYIEANS
- the fabF gene encoding beta-ketoacyl-ACP synthase II, which translates into the protein MSKRRVVVTGIGAVSPFGVGVDTLWNNVKAGNSGISTIENMDLEGHTVHIAGEVKNFDPTEHGIDPKDAKKMDRFIHFAMVAATEAVEDSGVSTDNVDPYRFGVIVGSAAGGFRTIEKNHKAMIDRGPTKCSPFTIPMLICDMGAGRISIKYGAKGINKAIVTACATSAHSVGDAFRSIQWGEADVIIAGGAEATICNIGVGAFTSARTLSKRNDEPQKASRPYDQDRDGFVMAEGAGILVLEELEHAKARGAKIYAEVIGYGQTADAYDIVAPAPDGAGATKAMENAVKDAKIDPAEVKYVNAHGTSTGLGDIAESQAIANVFGDLDKNPELKVSSTKSMTGHMLGASGAIESIICIETINNGVVPPTINLDKQDERVANLNYVANKAQEAKVDVALSNSFGFGGHNASLVFKKFKN
- the mgtE gene encoding magnesium transporter, whose product is MLNVENIVDRIKEKIEDENFSQLKGTLDSYHSADLAEILKELKPEERLIAFKNIVEEDKAAEIIEYLPPQYQVELLSDLGEEYASKLIMKMHHDEIADVLADMEDSDSETYLNKLPAKFSNEVRELLAYKEDTAGGIMTPNTITVNKDMRVEDVLSFIRIRAEKDDVELYYLYVIDNQKHLLGVVSLRALLTKPYKTKVEDIMTKDIVKLHIDDPQDAVADIFMKYQYSALPVVDLYNRLKGMITWDDAQDIIEEETTDEIYTSSGINTDLVDEDEILSGSTINAIRARIPWLLITLVGEFIAVRVADHFEATLHAIPIIAIFMPLLAGLGGNIGTQSITLMVRGLSTGQVSLSGAFYHIFREMKVGLTIGIIFGALVSAVTFGWRHNVELGLVVGAAMVINMTLATFLGTITPFALKKINVDPAIASGPVIATTIDVLGLATYFTLVTIFLVKII
- a CDS encoding sugar phosphate isomerase/epimerase; amino-acid sequence: MNISLSSTITKNIKESANLAMELNLGMEISRIPNYQNIDTEMNSIIKKLQNDLDGFKNFLTLHGMFFDLNIASKDTAIREISRKRFYQSLEVAKSINAKEIVFHSGNKCMKHYVSQEKFINGSIEFWQEAINDFEKAGITAVIENVHEREPEPILQTVVGVNSPYLKCTLDTGHANLFSKVPINVWIETYGKELIHMHIHNNFNKNDDHNSINNGTIDFSTVFASIKKANINPTIIFETFKKENLIEDINYLKEIYGENICLKN
- a CDS encoding hydrolase yields the protein MSQKLNTEKSELLIIDVQEKLVAMLNKKVVDSKTAILAATANTLEIPTIITEQYPQGLGGTVDIVKTKLPPNSTILEKTTFSACETAPVMKTIEATNKSQIIICGIEAHICVLQTALDLINKGYEVFVVKDACASRNKEEFKLAIKRLEQAGAIITCVEMVLFELLGSAKHPKFKELQALIK
- a CDS encoding response regulator transcription factor, encoding MDKIKVLLVEDHTMTRLGLSLVLAKSENIELIGEAEDGKQGVELAKKLVPDVILMDIGLPYIDGIEATGLIKKDNLGSKILIFTSRDSEEDVFSALKAGADGYIMKGASETQMISAITAVNEGTAWLDPAIARLVLSNVQRQNVEEKPVSKVVQDLPINSKNPKNTFGLTDRELEVLALIVEGLSNPQIADRLVITRATAKAHVHSILQKLYVADRTQAAVYAMKEGLV